A window of Mucilaginibacter paludis DSM 18603 contains these coding sequences:
- a CDS encoding FKBP-type peptidyl-prolyl cis-trans isomerase: MKNRFFLLVLMAIALFDTAKAQDLTFQQTSKGLLYHIYTPNTGTKIKLNDVITFNVVQKTSKDSVLFSTYKTGNPVKLQVQPSQNIGDLMDVFPLLADKDSALVKVPADSIFKGHEEQRPPFLSKGSSIVFVLKIERIQSLDEAMAERKAAMDKMKAAADLMKAAEVPAMQKYIADKKLVVKTTLSGLKYYVSQPSLKRKPLNGDTVYVNYVGHTLDGNVFDSSIASVAQAAGLQQQGRVYEPLNLVLGTGSVIKGWEEGLLLLNEGSKATFIIPSALAYGERGAGNDIKPYSTLVFDLELVKVKPGHHAPAKPAVKKKTTTKKYVKKKSAVKK; encoded by the coding sequence ATGAAAAACAGATTTTTTTTGCTCGTGCTAATGGCCATTGCGCTATTTGATACGGCAAAAGCACAAGACCTAACCTTCCAACAAACCAGCAAAGGTTTATTGTACCACATTTATACCCCTAATACAGGTACCAAAATCAAGCTAAATGATGTTATCACTTTCAACGTGGTGCAAAAAACCAGTAAAGATTCTGTATTGTTTAGCACTTACAAAACCGGTAACCCGGTTAAATTACAGGTGCAGCCTTCGCAAAATATCGGCGATTTGATGGACGTGTTCCCTTTGCTGGCCGATAAAGATAGTGCTTTGGTTAAAGTGCCTGCCGATTCCATTTTTAAGGGCCATGAGGAGCAGCGGCCGCCATTTTTATCCAAAGGCAGCAGTATTGTTTTTGTGTTGAAAATTGAACGTATACAATCATTAGATGAGGCCATGGCAGAGCGTAAAGCCGCTATGGACAAGATGAAAGCCGCAGCCGACCTGATGAAAGCCGCCGAAGTGCCGGCCATGCAAAAATATATTGCCGATAAAAAACTGGTAGTAAAAACTACCTTATCGGGATTAAAATATTATGTAAGCCAACCATCGCTCAAGCGTAAGCCACTTAACGGCGATACTGTATATGTAAATTACGTTGGCCATACCTTGGATGGTAACGTTTTTGACTCGAGTATTGCAAGTGTAGCTCAAGCCGCCGGTCTGCAACAACAGGGCCGCGTGTATGAGCCATTAAATTTGGTATTGGGTACAGGCAGTGTGATTAAGGGATGGGAAGAAGGTTTGCTGTTGCTGAACGAAGGCTCAAAGGCTACATTCATTATTCCATCTGCGCTGGCTTACGGCGAGCGGGGAGCGGGGAACGATATCAAACCTTACAGCACCCTGGTGTTTGACCTGGAGCTGGTTAAAGTAAAACCTGGCCATCATGCACCGGCTAAGCCTGCAGTTAAAAAGAAAACTACCACCAAAAAATACGTGAAAAAGAAAAGCGCGGTTAAAAAGTGA
- a CDS encoding DHH family phosphoesterase, which yields MLETAALKDLLAKPKQIVITTHHKPDGDAMGSSLGLYNYLIQKGHHVKVITPTDYPQFFDWMPGNEEVTIYTEHVEAANQLINNAEIICCLDFNNLVRINEMGEVIRQAPGFKIMIDHHLEPEDFDDWRLWNINACASAQLVYEFIVNVMDEPHLINKDVAACLYTGIMTDSGSFRFPLTTSGVHRIVAHLIDAGADNSRIHQLVYDNSSESRLRFLGFCLSEKLEVLTEYHTALISVTHAELERFQIITGDTEGVVNFALSITGIKLAAFIVERTDKVKLSLRSRGDFPANEICKRFFSGGGHRNAAGGSSTDSLENVVKQFKSILPEYKKLLIQ from the coding sequence ATGTTAGAAACAGCCGCGCTGAAGGATTTATTAGCCAAGCCTAAACAAATAGTAATTACAACTCATCATAAACCCGATGGTGATGCCATGGGGTCGTCATTAGGTTTGTATAATTATTTAATCCAAAAGGGGCATCACGTAAAGGTAATCACCCCTACCGATTATCCTCAATTTTTTGATTGGATGCCTGGTAACGAAGAAGTTACCATTTATACTGAACATGTTGAAGCCGCCAACCAGCTGATCAATAACGCCGAAATTATATGTTGCCTTGATTTTAATAACCTGGTACGCATTAACGAAATGGGAGAGGTGATCAGGCAGGCGCCGGGCTTTAAGATCATGATTGATCATCACCTGGAGCCAGAGGATTTTGATGACTGGAGGTTATGGAATATTAATGCCTGCGCATCTGCCCAGTTGGTTTACGAGTTTATAGTTAACGTAATGGACGAGCCCCACCTGATCAATAAGGATGTTGCGGCCTGTTTGTATACCGGTATCATGACTGATTCAGGCTCGTTCAGATTCCCTTTAACCACATCGGGTGTGCACCGGATAGTAGCGCATTTGATAGATGCCGGAGCTGATAATTCTCGTATCCACCAATTGGTATATGATAATTCATCCGAATCGCGACTGCGTTTTCTCGGGTTTTGCCTGAGCGAAAAATTAGAGGTATTAACCGAATATCATACCGCGCTGATTAGCGTTACCCATGCCGAACTTGAACGTTTTCAAATCATTACGGGCGATACCGAGGGCGTTGTTAATTTTGCATTGTCAATCACAGGCATTAAATTAGCTGCGTTTATAGTTGAACGTACGGATAAGGTCAAGCTGTCACTCAGGTCGAGAGGCGATTTCCCTGCGAACGAAATTTGTAAGCGCTTTTTTAGCGGGGGCGGACATCGTAACGCCGCTGGAGGAAGCTCTACAGATTCTCTTGAAAACGTAGTCAAACAATTCAAATCAATTTTACCAGAATATAAAAAGCTATTAATACAATAA
- a CDS encoding nucleoside-diphosphate kinase — protein sequence MKTNRTFTMIKPDAVAAGHIGAILDKITKSGFKIIALKYTALSTEKAGQFYEVHSERPFYNDLVSFMSSGPIVAAILEKDNAVADFRTLIGATDPSKAEAGTIRQLFAQSIQANAVHGSDSDENAEIEGSFFFSAFEKF from the coding sequence ATGAAAACCAACAGAACTTTCACCATGATTAAACCCGATGCCGTAGCAGCGGGCCATATCGGAGCTATTTTAGATAAGATTACTAAAAGCGGATTTAAAATTATCGCCTTAAAATATACTGCCCTGAGTACAGAAAAAGCCGGTCAGTTTTACGAAGTACACAGCGAACGTCCTTTTTATAACGATCTGGTTAGCTTTATGTCATCGGGCCCTATTGTTGCAGCCATTTTAGAAAAAGATAATGCTGTTGCCGATTTCAGAACATTAATTGGTGCTACGGATCCTTCTAAAGCGGAAGCAGGTACTATCAGACAGCTTTTTGCACAATCAATCCAGGCCAATGCAGTACATGGTTCGGATTCTGACGAGAACGCCGAAATAGAAGGAAGCTTCTTTTTCTCGGCATTTGAAAAATTTTAA
- a CDS encoding DUF721 domain-containing protein: protein MRKANDKSMKEAIEQMLNVYKIKRKFEETSIIASWPELMGKPVANRTKEIYIYDKKLFLRIESSVIKNEILIMHSQIIEKINEKAGSVIVENIIFL, encoded by the coding sequence ATGCGTAAAGCGAACGATAAATCGATGAAAGAAGCTATTGAGCAAATGCTTAATGTTTATAAGATTAAACGCAAGTTTGAAGAAACTTCCATCATAGCGTCATGGCCGGAGTTAATGGGTAAACCCGTAGCTAACCGCACCAAAGAGATTTATATCTATGATAAAAAACTTTTTCTGCGCATTGAGTCGTCTGTCATAAAAAATGAAATTTTAATTATGCACTCTCAAATCATCGAGAAGATTAACGAAAAAGCGGGAAGTGTAATTGTTGAGAATATTATCTTTTTATAA
- a CDS encoding FKBP-type peptidyl-prolyl cis-trans isomerase: MKKNWKFLAVIAIGFASCKGGFKQGDGGMLYNIVDHKSSTTIKEGDFVSLQGVIKTEGDSLLSSTYEMGRPSALMMPKPQYKGDLPSALQMLGEGDSAIVKTNIDTMLKKTPGQQKPPFKGKYIVYYVKIEKVIPKGTSTEAAFQDKIKAYFKGISDKTKAEEPGKIKKYIDDNKLTVTKTASGLNYVITKPGSGANLAAGDTAVISYIGKFTNGKVFETNIKEEAMKNKATYNPMNPYKPARFAVGVKQVIPGWDEGLLMLNKGAKATLVIPSALAYGEQGGGPIAPFTPLVFDIEVIDIVHPNPNAPKPVMPQMQMPTAQQPQAKK; encoded by the coding sequence ATGAAGAAAAACTGGAAGTTTTTGGCAGTAATTGCAATTGGTTTCGCAAGCTGCAAAGGTGGATTTAAGCAGGGCGATGGTGGTATGCTATACAATATAGTTGACCATAAATCGAGCACTACAATTAAAGAAGGCGATTTTGTAAGCCTGCAAGGTGTTATCAAAACAGAAGGTGATTCCCTTTTGTCAAGCACTTACGAGATGGGCCGCCCATCTGCACTGATGATGCCTAAGCCACAATACAAAGGCGATTTACCAAGTGCTTTGCAAATGTTGGGCGAAGGCGACAGCGCCATCGTTAAAACCAATATCGATACGATGCTGAAAAAAACACCTGGTCAGCAAAAGCCGCCGTTTAAAGGCAAATACATAGTTTACTATGTTAAGATTGAAAAAGTTATCCCTAAGGGAACAAGCACCGAAGCTGCCTTCCAGGATAAGATAAAAGCCTACTTTAAAGGAATTAGCGACAAAACTAAAGCCGAAGAGCCTGGAAAAATCAAGAAATATATCGACGATAACAAGCTTACCGTAACTAAAACAGCATCAGGCCTTAACTACGTAATTACTAAACCGGGTAGTGGTGCAAACTTAGCTGCCGGCGATACGGCAGTAATATCTTACATTGGTAAATTTACCAATGGTAAAGTATTTGAAACCAACATTAAAGAAGAAGCCATGAAAAACAAGGCTACTTACAACCCGATGAATCCTTACAAACCAGCACGTTTTGCTGTTGGCGTTAAACAAGTAATACCAGGTTGGGATGAAGGTTTATTAATGTTGAATAAAGGCGCTAAAGCAACGCTGGTTATCCCTTCTGCTTTGGCTTATGGCGAGCAAGGTGGCGGCCCTATAGCTCCATTTACCCCGCTTGTATTTGATATTGAGGTGATTGATATTGTTCACCCTAATCCAAACGCGCCTAAACCGGTTATGCCGCAAATGCAAATGCCAACGGCACAACAGCCACAAGCAAAAAAGTAA
- the recF gene encoding DNA replication/repair protein RecF (All proteins in this family for which functions are known are DNA-binding proteins that assist the filamentation of RecA onto DNA for the initiation of recombination or recombinational repair.) produces the protein MYLKQLSLLNFKNYTQAEIILEPGVNAFAGNNGAGKTNLLDAVHYLSLCKSYFNPIDSQQIKQGADFFMVNGVFSKDDKAEVIACGLKRNQKKQFKRNKKEYQRLADHIGLFPLVMISPYDISIIIEGSEERRKFIDNVISQTDNGYLDELIAYNKILLNRNALLKLIADTGRYDPQMLEVYDEQLVLSGTRIFEKRKKFMEVFIGIFNRHYRFISDEAEMVELNYESQLLTGDFAQLLKKSTERDRALERTTNGVHKDDLHFTIHGMAMKKFGSQGQQKSFLIALKLAQYTFLNEQKGYKPLLLLDDIFDKLDENRTRKLMQMVSNNDFGQVFITDTSGERVSRIFNDLDVQIRIFKVDKGIVYA, from the coding sequence ATGTATTTAAAGCAACTCTCTTTACTTAATTTTAAAAATTATACCCAGGCCGAAATAATTTTGGAGCCAGGGGTAAACGCTTTTGCTGGTAACAATGGTGCAGGCAAAACTAATTTGTTGGATGCCGTGCATTACCTTTCGTTATGTAAAAGTTATTTTAACCCGATAGATAGTCAGCAAATTAAACAAGGGGCTGATTTTTTTATGGTTAACGGCGTATTCAGTAAAGACGATAAAGCCGAAGTTATTGCTTGCGGATTGAAACGCAATCAAAAAAAACAATTTAAACGAAATAAGAAAGAATACCAGCGCCTGGCCGATCATATCGGTTTATTTCCGCTGGTGATGATCTCTCCTTACGATATCAGCATTATTATTGAAGGAAGCGAGGAACGCCGCAAGTTTATCGATAATGTGATATCGCAAACAGATAATGGTTATCTTGATGAATTAATCGCTTACAATAAAATTTTGCTCAACCGCAATGCGTTGCTTAAACTGATTGCCGATACTGGTCGTTATGATCCGCAAATGCTGGAAGTGTATGATGAGCAATTGGTTTTATCCGGAACGAGGATATTTGAGAAGCGTAAAAAATTCATGGAGGTTTTTATTGGTATATTTAACCGCCATTATCGTTTCATAAGTGATGAGGCCGAAATGGTTGAATTAAATTATGAGTCGCAGTTGCTAACAGGTGACTTTGCGCAGTTGTTAAAAAAATCAACCGAGCGCGATAGGGCATTGGAGCGCACCACCAATGGTGTGCATAAGGATGATCTGCATTTCACCATCCATGGTATGGCCATGAAAAAATTCGGATCGCAGGGGCAGCAAAAATCCTTTTTAATTGCACTTAAATTGGCGCAGTACACTTTTTTAAACGAGCAAAAAGGTTATAAACCTTTGTTACTGCTTGATGATATTTTTGATAAGCTGGATGAGAACCGCACCCGGAAACTGATGCAGATGGTATCAAATAACGATTTCGGGCAGGTTTTTATTACCGATACCAGCGGCGAGCGGGTAAGCAGGATATTTAATGATCTGGATGTTCAGATCCGTATATTTAAGGTTGATAAGGGGATAGTTTATGCGTAA
- a CDS encoding tetratricopeptide repeat protein — MSNTQVNTRIMEADKDFGQTGKFVKDNQKSLTFIVGTIVALVLLYFAYQKFYLAPRESEAADQMHVAQDYWAKKDWDKAIKGDGGYPGFEKIISEYSNTKAANLAYFYLGTAYLNKGEFGKAIDNLSNFRGDDSVISIEALGSTGDAYVELKDFDKAETYFKKASEKANNDFLTPFYLKKLALVYEAKKDYKSAADAFQKIKTDFPASAESQSADEYIARDQAKQ; from the coding sequence ATGTCAAACACCCAAGTGAATACACGTATTATGGAAGCAGATAAAGATTTTGGCCAAACTGGCAAATTTGTAAAAGATAACCAGAAAAGCCTCACCTTTATAGTAGGTACCATTGTAGCTCTTGTGCTTTTATACTTCGCGTATCAAAAATTTTATCTGGCTCCCCGCGAATCCGAAGCTGCCGATCAAATGCACGTAGCCCAGGATTATTGGGCCAAAAAAGATTGGGATAAAGCTATTAAAGGTGATGGCGGCTATCCTGGCTTCGAAAAAATAATCAGCGAATACAGCAATACTAAGGCCGCTAACCTGGCTTATTTCTACCTGGGTACTGCCTATTTAAATAAAGGAGAGTTTGGCAAGGCCATTGATAACCTGAGCAACTTCAGGGGCGACGACAGCGTAATATCCATTGAAGCTTTGGGCAGCACCGGCGATGCTTATGTTGAACTGAAAGATTTTGATAAGGCTGAAACCTATTTCAAAAAAGCATCCGAAAAAGCAAACAACGACTTTTTAACTCCTTTTTATCTTAAAAAATTAGCATTAGTATACGAAGCCAAAAAAGACTACAAATCAGCCGCTGATGCATTCCAAAAAATAAAAACAGATTTCCCGGCAAGTGCTGAATCACAAAGTGCAGACGAGTATATTGCCCGCGACCAAGCAAAACAATAA